ACGATTTAATCCGACGGAACAAGGCCTCCCTGTTTGTTATTTATGCGGACGGGGAACCGATTGAAATTTCGCTGAATTACCACTTCAACGGGATCCTGTTCAGTTGTATTTCCTCCTACGATATCGACTATTCCAAATTCGGCCTGGGCCATGTGGAAATCTACAAACAACTGGAATGGTGCCTCGCCAACGGGTTCCGCGTTTTTGAAATGGGTGTTGGCGGCATGGACTACAAAAGGCGGTGGAGCAATAACATCTACCAGTTTGAGCACCTGGTAATCTTCAAAAACGGCTGGCCCCAAAATGCAAAATCCCGTTTGGAGGTTGCGCGCATCCGGATCAGGGAATACCTGAAGTCGAAAAAGGTCAATGAAATCCCCCACCGACTGAAGAGCCGGTTTGCCACTTGGGGCCGGGGAGGGGATGCCGATAAAGGCCCCGACATCCGGGATGCAGACCCGGCCGGATGGGATGGGGATTGGCACCCGGTAGACTGGATTTCAGGCGAGCACGCGTACCTCCGGAGCCACGTCTTTGATTTCCTGTATTCCAGCGAGGAGCAGAAAAAGGATGTTGAGGTGTACGAATCGCGGGTGCATCCGGGACACTATGCAATCAGGGGGGCGAAAAAAGCCAGGGAACTCCGGTTTTCCTGATTCCGCTGAGTGAAATCTGTACGTGAAACACCGATCGCCCGAAAACACAATCGTGTTTAGTATCCTGAAATTCAGTATCTTTAATAGGGATTGGTAAAAAGCAGGAATTATGGGAATCAAGAGTTTTACAGGCCGGAGGGAAAAGCAACCCGAAGAAAAAGTGCCGCTGCGGGTGCGGGATTATATGACCCGCAACCTGATTACCTTCCACCCGGACCAGCACGTGGAAGAAGTCATCGATTTGTTGATCCGCCATAAAATATCCGGCGGCCCCGTGGTGAATGAAGACCGGGAACTCGTCGGGATCCTGTCGGAAGGCGACTGCATCAAGCACATCAGCGACAGTCGCTATTACAACATGCCCCCGGAACAGAACCGCGTTTCCAATTGCATGGTCCGGGATGTGGAGACTATTGACGGCAACCTGAATATTTTTGATGCCGCCAAAAAGTTTTTGGAGGCCAAAAGACGCCGTTTCCCGATTGTGGAAAATGGCAAGCTGGCGGGGCAGATATCCCAGAAGGACATCCTGAAGGCCACCGTGGCGCTGCGTTCGCAACGATGGAAGTAAGCCCGGGTGCCTTGCCCCGCACGGAAGAAGCAGGCCGGGAAAAATCAATTTTTCCACCCCGATGTTAAACCGACGATTATTCTTCGTACCTTCGCCCCATAATTATCAGGCATCTGCCTTAGCCTTTCTCTGACCCGGAATAGATTTTAATCCACTTCTCTCAGTTTACGTCTCTCAGCTGCCCCTTTTAATAATTATCGTGTAGTACGCGCCAAATGGAAACTCCATAGGAGTGCCTTCGGAAGCGGCCTGCACAACGAACATGAATACGATTACCGGGTATGCCATCAAAAACAACGGCCTGCCCATTACTTGAATAACAATTAACAATTACTACAATGCAAAAAGGAACAGTTAAGTTTTTTAACGAATCAAAAGGTTACGGCTTTATCACAGGAGTGGAAGGCAAAGATGTCTTTGTACACGCTTCAGGCCTCGAGGAGGAAATCCGCGAGAATGACGAAGTGTACTTCGAGGTTGAGCAGGGCCAGAAAGGCCCCAGCGCCGTTAACGTGCGCATCGCCGACTAACCGGAATATATTTACCGGACACCATACTACAGGGCCCCATCGGGGCCCTGTTTTTATTTCCGGCTTTTTGGAATACCCGTATGGCTGGATTTGGGCAGGAATGGTGCATTTCATCGAAAAAACGGTTATTCGGGTAGGGTATACCAGAGGTATCTTGTTATTTCAAGGCACAAATAGGTTCAGCAGGGGTCTCACCCGCTGACAACCAGAACCCTGAAATCATGAACATGCGATTTTTTACCCTGGCTGCGATCTTTCTGGCCGCCCTGACTTTTTCTTTTTGTACCGATAGCGACGACCCCGGTCTAAATGCCGATTCGGGTCGGCTCACCGTTCGCCTTACGGACGCCCCTTTTCCCTATGAACTGGTCGATGAAGCCAATGTGACCATTTTCAAAGTGGATGCGCGCCTGGCCGAAACGGATGAACCCGGTGATTCCCAAACCGGGGAGGCCGGTGAATCCCCGGCAGAGGAAATGGCAGGCCCCCCTTATATCACCCTTATGGAGGAAGAAGTCCAGGTCAATTTGCTGACCCTGGTCAACGGGGTTACCCGGGAACTCGCTGCTCTTGATGTTCCTGCGGGAACGTATGACCTGATTCGTGTTTACGTTAAGGGGGTCAATGTTGTCCTGACGGACGGGACGCAATACGACCTGA
This genomic window from Robiginitalea biformata HTCC2501 contains:
- a CDS encoding CBS domain-containing protein, with the translated sequence MGIKSFTGRREKQPEEKVPLRVRDYMTRNLITFHPDQHVEEVIDLLIRHKISGGPVVNEDRELVGILSEGDCIKHISDSRYYNMPPEQNRVSNCMVRDVETIDGNLNIFDAAKKFLEAKRRRFPIVENGKLAGQISQKDILKATVALRSQRWK
- a CDS encoding GNAT family N-acetyltransferase, yielding MVRTPIGLLLTLFRECRIPDKFSHVGKFGEVPIDAQSELDQLPCPPGQVCSFRLAPGYMQFHLKDPGDTLVRIPQQNWGYSIDLEGCATADDYLQKQFKSKYRSIIRRYVKRLDACFKTEYVTHGEDLAPDHYESLMEELKTMIDRRFGQRKESHKEEKNWKDILANSHDLIRRNKASLFVIYADGEPIEISLNYHFNGILFSCISSYDIDYSKFGLGHVEIYKQLEWCLANGFRVFEMGVGGMDYKRRWSNNIYQFEHLVIFKNGWPQNAKSRLEVARIRIREYLKSKKVNEIPHRLKSRFATWGRGGDADKGPDIRDADPAGWDGDWHPVDWISGEHAYLRSHVFDFLYSSEEQKKDVEVYESRVHPGHYAIRGAKKARELRFS
- a CDS encoding cold-shock protein, producing the protein MQKGTVKFFNESKGYGFITGVEGKDVFVHASGLEEEIRENDEVYFEVEQGQKGPSAVNVRIAD